In one window of Echeneis naucrates chromosome 17, fEcheNa1.1, whole genome shotgun sequence DNA:
- the LOC115057168 gene encoding xenotropic and polytropic retrovirus receptor 1 homolog isoform X4 gives MKFTEHLSAHITPEWRKQYIQYEAFKEMLYAAQDQAPSVEVTDEDTVKRYYAKFEEKFFQTCEKELAKINTFYSEKLAEAQRRFATLQNELQSSLDAQRESSANGRGLRRRKTVFALSQQERCKHRNIKDLQLAFSEFYLSLILLQNYQNLNFTGFRKILKKHDKILETSRGADWRVAHVEVAPFYTCKKITQLISETEALVTTELEGGDRQKAMKRLRVPPLGAAQPAPAWTTFRVGLYCGVFLVLMVTVVITAVVIRSADVWPMVRIYRGGFLLIEFLFLLGINTYGWRQAGVNHVLIFELNPRNNLSHQHLFEIAGLLGVLWCVSLLSCLFSDSILVPMQANPLALYGLFLLFLINPFKTCYYKSRFWLLKLLFRVVTAPFHRVGFADFWLADQLNSLVVVLMDLEYMICFYSFELDWKKLDGLISSKAEKHADTQIFLYLYISCLVISSCYTLVWDLKMDWGLFDRNAGENTFLREEIVYPHKAYYYSAIVEDVLLRFSWTLTVTLSTIPDLHGISDILATVLAPLEVFRRFVWNFFRLENEHLNNCGEFRAVRDISVAPLNADDQTLLEQMMDQEDGVRNRQGKKSWKRSYSMSLRRPRLASQSKTRDTKVLIEDTDDDS, from the exons TCACAGATGAGGACACAGTCAAGCGATACTATGCCAAATTCGAGGAGAAGTTCTTCCAGACATGTGAAAAAGAACTGGCCAAGATCAACACATTCTACTCTG AGAAGTTAGCTGAGGCGCAGCGTCGATTCGCCACACTGCAGAATGAGCTGCAGTCTTCCTTGGACGCCCAGAGAGAGAGCTCAGCTAATGGACGGggcctgaggaggaggaagacagtgTTTGCTCTGTCGCAGCAGGAGCgatgtaaacacagaaacataaaagaCCTGCAGCTGGCCTTCTCCGAGTTCTACCTCAGCCTCATACTGCTGCAAAACTACCAG AATCTGAACTTCACAGGTTTCAGGAAGATCCTTAAGAAGCATGATAAGATTCTGGAGACATCTAGGGGAGCTGATTGGAGGGTGGCCCACGTGGAAGTGGCTCCATTTTACACTTGCAAGAAAATCACACAGCTCATCTCTGAGActgag gctcTGGTAACAACAGAGCTGGAAGGTGGAGATAGGCAGAAAGCAATGAAGAGGCTCAGGGTGCCTCCACTGGGAGCTGCACAG CCTGCGCCTGCTTGGACTACATTTCGGGTTGGACTTTATTGTGGAGTTTTTCTTGTCTTAATGGTTACTGTGGTCATTACAG CAGTGGTGATACGTAGTGCTGATGTTTGGCCCATGGTCAGGATCTACAGAGGAGGGTTTCTCTTGATAGAATTTCTATTCTTATTAG GCATCAACACCTACGGCTGGAGACAGGCAGGGGTTAATCATGTGCTCATATTTGAACTCAATCCCAGAAACAACCTGTCACATCAACATCTTTTTGAG attGCTGGTCTACTAGGGGTGCTGTGGTGCGTCAGCCTGCTTTCCTGTCTCTTCAGTGACAGCATCCTGGTGCCAATGCAGGCCAACCCTCTGGCTCTCTATGgcctgtttctcctcttcctcatcaacCCCTTCAAGACGTGCTACTACAAGTCACGTTTCTGGCTGCTCAAGCTCCTG TTTCGTGTGGTGACAGCTCCGTTCCATCGTGTGGGCTTTGCAGACTTTTGGCTTGCTGACCAGCTGAATTCTCTGGTGGTAGTTCTGATGGATCTGGAGTACATGATCTGCTTCTACAGTTTTGAGTTGGACTGGAAGAAACTTGATGGGCTCATCAGCAGTAAAG CGGAAAAGCATGCTGATACCCAGATCTTCTTATACTTGTACATCAGCTGTTTAGTGATCAGCTCATGTTACACACTGGTATGGGATTTGAAAATGGACTGGGGCCTGTTTGACCGCAATGCTGGAGAGAACACCTTCCTGAGGGAGGAGATAGTCTATCCACACAAG gCATATTACTACAGTGCTATAGTGGAGGATGTGCTATTGCGCTTTTCATGGACTTTAACTGTCACTCTCAGCACAATCCCTGATCTACATGGCATCTCTGATATACTGGCCACTGTTCTCGCCCCACTGGAGGTCTTTAG gcGGTTTGTGTGGAACTTTTTCCGCTTGGAGAATGAACATTTGAACAACTGTGGTGAGTTCAGGGCTGTCCGAGACATTAGCGTGGCACCTCTCAATGCTGATGACCAGACACTGCTGGAACAAATGATGGACCAGGAGGATGGAGTAAGGAACCGGCAGGGCAAAAAGAGCTGGAAGAGGAGCTACAGCATGAGTCTGCGCAGACCACGTCTCGCCTCACA GTCCAAAACCCGTGACACCAAGGTTTTGATAGAGGATACAGATGATGACTCCTGA
- the LOC115057168 gene encoding xenotropic and polytropic retrovirus receptor 1 homolog isoform X3 → MKFTEHLSAHITPEWRKQYIQYEAFKEMLYAAQDQAPSVEVTDEDTVKRYYAKFEEKFFQTCEKELAKINTFYSEKLAEAQRRFATLQNELQSSLDAQRESSANGRGLRRRKTVFALSQQERCKHRNIKDLQLAFSEFYLSLILLQNYQNLNFTGFRKILKKHDKILETSRGADWRVAHVEVAPFYTCKKITQLISETEALVTTELEGGDRQKAMKRLRVPPLGAAQPAPAWTTFRVGLYCGVFLVLMVTVVITAVVIRSADVWPMVRIYRGGFLLIEFLFLLGINTYGWRQAGVNHVLIFELNPRNNLSHQHLFEIAGLLGVLWCVSLLSCLFSDSILVPMQANPLALYGLFLLFLINPFKTCYYKSRFWLLKLLFRVVTAPFHRVGFADFWLADQLNSLVVVLMDLEYMICFYSFELDWKKLDGLISSKGKDVCNSYSYGVRAVIQCLPAWFRFVQCLRRYRDTKRAFPHLVNAGKYSTSFFVVTFAALYSTHKAEKHADTQIFLYLYISCLVISSCYTLVWDLKMDWGLFDRNAGENTFLREEIVYPHKAYYYSAIVEDVLLRFSWTLTVTLSTIPDLHGISDILATVLAPLEVFRRFVWNFFRLENEHLNNCGEFRAVRDISVAPLNADDQTLLEQMMDQEDGVRNRQGKKSWKRSYSMSLRRPRLASQSKTRDTKVLIEDTDDDS, encoded by the exons TCACAGATGAGGACACAGTCAAGCGATACTATGCCAAATTCGAGGAGAAGTTCTTCCAGACATGTGAAAAAGAACTGGCCAAGATCAACACATTCTACTCTG AGAAGTTAGCTGAGGCGCAGCGTCGATTCGCCACACTGCAGAATGAGCTGCAGTCTTCCTTGGACGCCCAGAGAGAGAGCTCAGCTAATGGACGGggcctgaggaggaggaagacagtgTTTGCTCTGTCGCAGCAGGAGCgatgtaaacacagaaacataaaagaCCTGCAGCTGGCCTTCTCCGAGTTCTACCTCAGCCTCATACTGCTGCAAAACTACCAG AATCTGAACTTCACAGGTTTCAGGAAGATCCTTAAGAAGCATGATAAGATTCTGGAGACATCTAGGGGAGCTGATTGGAGGGTGGCCCACGTGGAAGTGGCTCCATTTTACACTTGCAAGAAAATCACACAGCTCATCTCTGAGActgag gctcTGGTAACAACAGAGCTGGAAGGTGGAGATAGGCAGAAAGCAATGAAGAGGCTCAGGGTGCCTCCACTGGGAGCTGCACAG CCTGCGCCTGCTTGGACTACATTTCGGGTTGGACTTTATTGTGGAGTTTTTCTTGTCTTAATGGTTACTGTGGTCATTACAG CAGTGGTGATACGTAGTGCTGATGTTTGGCCCATGGTCAGGATCTACAGAGGAGGGTTTCTCTTGATAGAATTTCTATTCTTATTAG GCATCAACACCTACGGCTGGAGACAGGCAGGGGTTAATCATGTGCTCATATTTGAACTCAATCCCAGAAACAACCTGTCACATCAACATCTTTTTGAG attGCTGGTCTACTAGGGGTGCTGTGGTGCGTCAGCCTGCTTTCCTGTCTCTTCAGTGACAGCATCCTGGTGCCAATGCAGGCCAACCCTCTGGCTCTCTATGgcctgtttctcctcttcctcatcaacCCCTTCAAGACGTGCTACTACAAGTCACGTTTCTGGCTGCTCAAGCTCCTG TTTCGTGTGGTGACAGCTCCGTTCCATCGTGTGGGCTTTGCAGACTTTTGGCTTGCTGACCAGCTGAATTCTCTGGTGGTAGTTCTGATGGATCTGGAGTACATGATCTGCTTCTACAGTTTTGAGTTGGACTGGAAGAAACTTGATGGGCTCATCAGCAGTAAAG gcaAAGACGTGTGTAACTCTTACTCCTATGGGGTCCGTGCTGTCATCCAATGTCTTCCTGCATGGTTCCGGTTTGTCCAATGTCTGCGACGTTACCGTGACACCAAACGGGCCTTCCCTCACTTGGTCAATGCCGGGAAATActctacttctttttttgttgtcacaTTTGCTGCTCTCTACAGCACCCACAAAG CGGAAAAGCATGCTGATACCCAGATCTTCTTATACTTGTACATCAGCTGTTTAGTGATCAGCTCATGTTACACACTGGTATGGGATTTGAAAATGGACTGGGGCCTGTTTGACCGCAATGCTGGAGAGAACACCTTCCTGAGGGAGGAGATAGTCTATCCACACAAG gCATATTACTACAGTGCTATAGTGGAGGATGTGCTATTGCGCTTTTCATGGACTTTAACTGTCACTCTCAGCACAATCCCTGATCTACATGGCATCTCTGATATACTGGCCACTGTTCTCGCCCCACTGGAGGTCTTTAG gcGGTTTGTGTGGAACTTTTTCCGCTTGGAGAATGAACATTTGAACAACTGTGGTGAGTTCAGGGCTGTCCGAGACATTAGCGTGGCACCTCTCAATGCTGATGACCAGACACTGCTGGAACAAATGATGGACCAGGAGGATGGAGTAAGGAACCGGCAGGGCAAAAAGAGCTGGAAGAGGAGCTACAGCATGAGTCTGCGCAGACCACGTCTCGCCTCACA GTCCAAAACCCGTGACACCAAGGTTTTGATAGAGGATACAGATGATGACTCCTGA
- the LOC115057168 gene encoding xenotropic and polytropic retrovirus receptor 1 homolog isoform X2 — translation MKFTEHLSAHITPEWRKQYIQYEAFKEMLYAAQDQAPSVEVTDEDTVKRYYAKFEEKFFQTCEKELAKINTFYSEKLAEAQRRFATLQNELQSSLDAQRESSANGRGLRRRKTVFALSQQERCKHRNIKDLQLAFSEFYLSLILLQNYQNLNFTGFRKILKKHDKILETSRGADWRVAHVEVAPFYTCKKITQLISETEALVTTELEGGDRQKAMKRLRVPPLGAAQPAPAWTTFRVGLYCGVFLVLMVTVVITGAVVIRSADVWPMVRIYRGGFLLIEFLFLLGINTYGWRQAGVNHVLIFELNPRNNLSHQHLFEIAGLLGVLWCVSLLSCLFSDSILVPMQANPLALYGLFLLFLINPFKTCYYKSRFWLLKLLFRVVTAPFHRVGFADFWLADQLNSLVVVLMDLEYMICFYSFELDWKKLDGLISSKGKDVCNSYSYGVRAVIQCLPAWFRFVQCLRRYRDTKRAFPHLVNAGKYSTSFFVVTFAALYSTHKAEKHADTQIFLYLYISCLVISSCYTLVWDLKMDWGLFDRNAGENTFLREEIVYPHKAYYYSAIVEDVLLRFSWTLTVTLSTIPDLHGISDILATVLAPLEVFRRFVWNFFRLENEHLNNCGEFRAVRDISVAPLNADDQTLLEQMMDQEDGVRNRQGKKSWKRSYSMSLRRPRLASQSKTRDTKVLIEDTDDDS, via the exons TCACAGATGAGGACACAGTCAAGCGATACTATGCCAAATTCGAGGAGAAGTTCTTCCAGACATGTGAAAAAGAACTGGCCAAGATCAACACATTCTACTCTG AGAAGTTAGCTGAGGCGCAGCGTCGATTCGCCACACTGCAGAATGAGCTGCAGTCTTCCTTGGACGCCCAGAGAGAGAGCTCAGCTAATGGACGGggcctgaggaggaggaagacagtgTTTGCTCTGTCGCAGCAGGAGCgatgtaaacacagaaacataaaagaCCTGCAGCTGGCCTTCTCCGAGTTCTACCTCAGCCTCATACTGCTGCAAAACTACCAG AATCTGAACTTCACAGGTTTCAGGAAGATCCTTAAGAAGCATGATAAGATTCTGGAGACATCTAGGGGAGCTGATTGGAGGGTGGCCCACGTGGAAGTGGCTCCATTTTACACTTGCAAGAAAATCACACAGCTCATCTCTGAGActgag gctcTGGTAACAACAGAGCTGGAAGGTGGAGATAGGCAGAAAGCAATGAAGAGGCTCAGGGTGCCTCCACTGGGAGCTGCACAG CCTGCGCCTGCTTGGACTACATTTCGGGTTGGACTTTATTGTGGAGTTTTTCTTGTCTTAATGGTTACTGTGGTCATTACAG GAGCAGTGGTGATACGTAGTGCTGATGTTTGGCCCATGGTCAGGATCTACAGAGGAGGGTTTCTCTTGATAGAATTTCTATTCTTATTAG GCATCAACACCTACGGCTGGAGACAGGCAGGGGTTAATCATGTGCTCATATTTGAACTCAATCCCAGAAACAACCTGTCACATCAACATCTTTTTGAG attGCTGGTCTACTAGGGGTGCTGTGGTGCGTCAGCCTGCTTTCCTGTCTCTTCAGTGACAGCATCCTGGTGCCAATGCAGGCCAACCCTCTGGCTCTCTATGgcctgtttctcctcttcctcatcaacCCCTTCAAGACGTGCTACTACAAGTCACGTTTCTGGCTGCTCAAGCTCCTG TTTCGTGTGGTGACAGCTCCGTTCCATCGTGTGGGCTTTGCAGACTTTTGGCTTGCTGACCAGCTGAATTCTCTGGTGGTAGTTCTGATGGATCTGGAGTACATGATCTGCTTCTACAGTTTTGAGTTGGACTGGAAGAAACTTGATGGGCTCATCAGCAGTAAAG gcaAAGACGTGTGTAACTCTTACTCCTATGGGGTCCGTGCTGTCATCCAATGTCTTCCTGCATGGTTCCGGTTTGTCCAATGTCTGCGACGTTACCGTGACACCAAACGGGCCTTCCCTCACTTGGTCAATGCCGGGAAATActctacttctttttttgttgtcacaTTTGCTGCTCTCTACAGCACCCACAAAG CGGAAAAGCATGCTGATACCCAGATCTTCTTATACTTGTACATCAGCTGTTTAGTGATCAGCTCATGTTACACACTGGTATGGGATTTGAAAATGGACTGGGGCCTGTTTGACCGCAATGCTGGAGAGAACACCTTCCTGAGGGAGGAGATAGTCTATCCACACAAG gCATATTACTACAGTGCTATAGTGGAGGATGTGCTATTGCGCTTTTCATGGACTTTAACTGTCACTCTCAGCACAATCCCTGATCTACATGGCATCTCTGATATACTGGCCACTGTTCTCGCCCCACTGGAGGTCTTTAG gcGGTTTGTGTGGAACTTTTTCCGCTTGGAGAATGAACATTTGAACAACTGTGGTGAGTTCAGGGCTGTCCGAGACATTAGCGTGGCACCTCTCAATGCTGATGACCAGACACTGCTGGAACAAATGATGGACCAGGAGGATGGAGTAAGGAACCGGCAGGGCAAAAAGAGCTGGAAGAGGAGCTACAGCATGAGTCTGCGCAGACCACGTCTCGCCTCACA GTCCAAAACCCGTGACACCAAGGTTTTGATAGAGGATACAGATGATGACTCCTGA
- the LOC115057168 gene encoding xenotropic and polytropic retrovirus receptor 1 homolog isoform X1 yields the protein MKFTEHLSAHITPEWRKQYIQYEAFKEMLYAAQDQAPSVEVTDEDTVKRYYAKFEEKFFQTCEKELAKINTFYSEKLAEAQRRFATLQNELQSSLDAQRESSANGRGLRRRKTVFALSQQERCKHRNIKDLQLAFSEFYLSLILLQNYQNLNFTGFRKILKKHDKILETSRGADWRVAHVEVAPFYTCKKITQLISETEALVTTELEGGDRQKAMKRLRVPPLGAAQPAPAWTTFRVGLYCGVFLVLMVTVVITGAVVIRSADVWPMVRIYRGGFLLIEFLFLLGINTYGWRQAGVNHVLIFELNPRNNLSHQHLFEIAGLLGVLWCVSLLSCLFSDSILVPMQANPLALYGLFLLFLINPFKTCYYKSRFWLLKLLREEQWANMRNNKSWLLSVRFRVVTAPFHRVGFADFWLADQLNSLVVVLMDLEYMICFYSFELDWKKLDGLISSKGKDVCNSYSYGVRAVIQCLPAWFRFVQCLRRYRDTKRAFPHLVNAGKYSTSFFVVTFAALYSTHKAEKHADTQIFLYLYISCLVISSCYTLVWDLKMDWGLFDRNAGENTFLREEIVYPHKAYYYSAIVEDVLLRFSWTLTVTLSTIPDLHGISDILATVLAPLEVFRRFVWNFFRLENEHLNNCGEFRAVRDISVAPLNADDQTLLEQMMDQEDGVRNRQGKKSWKRSYSMSLRRPRLASQSKTRDTKVLIEDTDDDS from the exons TCACAGATGAGGACACAGTCAAGCGATACTATGCCAAATTCGAGGAGAAGTTCTTCCAGACATGTGAAAAAGAACTGGCCAAGATCAACACATTCTACTCTG AGAAGTTAGCTGAGGCGCAGCGTCGATTCGCCACACTGCAGAATGAGCTGCAGTCTTCCTTGGACGCCCAGAGAGAGAGCTCAGCTAATGGACGGggcctgaggaggaggaagacagtgTTTGCTCTGTCGCAGCAGGAGCgatgtaaacacagaaacataaaagaCCTGCAGCTGGCCTTCTCCGAGTTCTACCTCAGCCTCATACTGCTGCAAAACTACCAG AATCTGAACTTCACAGGTTTCAGGAAGATCCTTAAGAAGCATGATAAGATTCTGGAGACATCTAGGGGAGCTGATTGGAGGGTGGCCCACGTGGAAGTGGCTCCATTTTACACTTGCAAGAAAATCACACAGCTCATCTCTGAGActgag gctcTGGTAACAACAGAGCTGGAAGGTGGAGATAGGCAGAAAGCAATGAAGAGGCTCAGGGTGCCTCCACTGGGAGCTGCACAG CCTGCGCCTGCTTGGACTACATTTCGGGTTGGACTTTATTGTGGAGTTTTTCTTGTCTTAATGGTTACTGTGGTCATTACAG GAGCAGTGGTGATACGTAGTGCTGATGTTTGGCCCATGGTCAGGATCTACAGAGGAGGGTTTCTCTTGATAGAATTTCTATTCTTATTAG GCATCAACACCTACGGCTGGAGACAGGCAGGGGTTAATCATGTGCTCATATTTGAACTCAATCCCAGAAACAACCTGTCACATCAACATCTTTTTGAG attGCTGGTCTACTAGGGGTGCTGTGGTGCGTCAGCCTGCTTTCCTGTCTCTTCAGTGACAGCATCCTGGTGCCAATGCAGGCCAACCCTCTGGCTCTCTATGgcctgtttctcctcttcctcatcaacCCCTTCAAGACGTGCTACTACAAGTCACGTTTCTGGCTGCTCAAGCTCCTG AGGGAAGAGCAGTGGGCGAACatgagaaataataaaagttgGCTTTTGTCTGTGAGG TTTCGTGTGGTGACAGCTCCGTTCCATCGTGTGGGCTTTGCAGACTTTTGGCTTGCTGACCAGCTGAATTCTCTGGTGGTAGTTCTGATGGATCTGGAGTACATGATCTGCTTCTACAGTTTTGAGTTGGACTGGAAGAAACTTGATGGGCTCATCAGCAGTAAAG gcaAAGACGTGTGTAACTCTTACTCCTATGGGGTCCGTGCTGTCATCCAATGTCTTCCTGCATGGTTCCGGTTTGTCCAATGTCTGCGACGTTACCGTGACACCAAACGGGCCTTCCCTCACTTGGTCAATGCCGGGAAATActctacttctttttttgttgtcacaTTTGCTGCTCTCTACAGCACCCACAAAG CGGAAAAGCATGCTGATACCCAGATCTTCTTATACTTGTACATCAGCTGTTTAGTGATCAGCTCATGTTACACACTGGTATGGGATTTGAAAATGGACTGGGGCCTGTTTGACCGCAATGCTGGAGAGAACACCTTCCTGAGGGAGGAGATAGTCTATCCACACAAG gCATATTACTACAGTGCTATAGTGGAGGATGTGCTATTGCGCTTTTCATGGACTTTAACTGTCACTCTCAGCACAATCCCTGATCTACATGGCATCTCTGATATACTGGCCACTGTTCTCGCCCCACTGGAGGTCTTTAG gcGGTTTGTGTGGAACTTTTTCCGCTTGGAGAATGAACATTTGAACAACTGTGGTGAGTTCAGGGCTGTCCGAGACATTAGCGTGGCACCTCTCAATGCTGATGACCAGACACTGCTGGAACAAATGATGGACCAGGAGGATGGAGTAAGGAACCGGCAGGGCAAAAAGAGCTGGAAGAGGAGCTACAGCATGAGTCTGCGCAGACCACGTCTCGCCTCACA GTCCAAAACCCGTGACACCAAGGTTTTGATAGAGGATACAGATGATGACTCCTGA